One window of Oncorhynchus masou masou isolate Uvic2021 chromosome 33, UVic_Omas_1.1, whole genome shotgun sequence genomic DNA carries:
- the LOC135528261 gene encoding uncharacterized protein LOC135528261: MSEKKSCSKKSAVSALKKRCPSPEQAGEAPLPSKLARVGDDVSSELTSNSHGNKNREDGDKVSAKEEKNGHDESGLDADAQVSAPESAPVSRDPKKVDTEESAGDCRPSTSMDQSDSAAIAAAKALASSIRATTDEAKQTSCSSKKVVHHERLGHKVKRGDRESSNERAKPERGLHTQAAAADSSTSLCGVDREDAEDMPDEDDDSIPGSSSTPSSSFPSDNDDDGECAIVSVKMAPEIRQSLSLLAQVQMRLDTLEKKGAWLHQRLELKMSCQRRPHLDQRSSITQAIPDFWVTALLNHPHLSAHIDETDEDALSYMTNLEIESFKNNKLGYRIGFHFRQNPYFQNVIIVKELHLGMGGSPVSFSDPILWYRGQNLTLHSEPRRSGRGIYQTFFSWFSDHTSPGRDDIAQILKDDLFRNPLRYYLTPLWEPRQNGSTSGPKPADNSNRDDCVVISDSDDDEDQAEEQAKPGRGHSREEEDEDEDEVHGGQDAVSDDSGQEAREDEDSYGEDEEVDESRGREVRDQDDEEDIEVDEDADVC; encoded by the exons ATGAGCGAAAAAAAGAGCTGCAGCAAAAAGTCTGCAGTCTCCGCACTGAAGAAACGATGTCCGTCCCCTGAACAGGCTGGTGAGGCCCCGCTCCCTAGTAAGTTAGCCAGAGTGGGCGACGACGTGTCCAGTGAATTAACATCGAATTCTCATGGAAACAAAAATCGGGAAGATGGCGATAAAGTATCAGCCAAGGAAGAGAAGAATGGACATGACGAGAGTGGACTGGACGCTGATGCACAGGTCAGCGCCCCGGAGAGTGCACCAGTCTCTCGCGATCCAAAGAAAGTAGACACAGAGGAAAGTGCTGGAGATTGCCGACCCTCAACTTCAATGGACCAGTCTGATTCGGCCGCAATAGCAGCCGCCAAGGCACTCGCTAGTTCCATAAGAGCAACAACAGATGAGGCGAAACAAACCTCCTGCTCCTCCAAAAAAGTTGTACATCATGAGAGACTGGGACACAAAGTTAAGCGTGGTGACCGTGAGTCTTCAAACGAACGGGCAAAACCTGAAAGGGGCCTTCACACGCAGGCAGCAGCGGCAGACAGCTCTACCTCACTGTGTGGAGTTGACAGGGAGGATGCTGAGGACATGCCCGATGAGGACGACGACTCAATACCTGGATCATCCTCCACACCGAGTTCCTCATTTCCATCAGATAATGACGATGACGGGGAGTGCGCCATAGTATCAGTGAAGATGGCCCCAGAGATCCGACAATCATTGTCCCTTCTAGCACAGGTACAGATGAGGCTGGATACTCTGGAGAAGAAAGGTGCGTGGCTCCACCAGCGGTTAGAGCTGAAGATGAGCTGCCAGCGCCGTCCACACCTGGACCAGCGCAGCTCAATCACACAAGCCATCCCCGACTTCTGGGTCACGGCA TTGTTGAACCACCCTCATCTCTCTGCTCACATCGACGAAACCGATGAAGACGCTCTCAGTTACATGACCAACCTTGAA ATTGAATCCTTCAAAAACAACAAGCTTGGCTACAGAATCGGGTTCCACTTCAGGCAGAACCCTTACTTCCAAAACGTCATCATAGTGAAGGAGCTCCACCTTGGAATGGGAG GATCTCCAGTGTCTTTCTCCGACCCCATCCTGTGGTACCGCGGGCAGAATCTGACGCTCCACAGTGAACCCAGGAGATCGGGACGTGGCATCTACCAGACCTTCTTCAGCTGGTTCAGCGACCACACCAGCCCTGGCCGGGACGATATAGCACAG ATACTGAAGGATGACCTTTTCAGAAACCCTCTGAGATACTACCTGACTCCACTGTGGGAACCCAGGCAGAATGGCAG CACCAGTGGGCCCAAGCCAGCTGACAACAGCAACAGGGATGATTGTGTGGTGATCTCCGACTCGGATGATGACGAAGACCAGGCCGAAGAGCAGGCTAAGCCTGGACGAGGTCATAgcagggaagaggaggatgaagatgagGACGAGGTGCATGGGGGCCAAGATGCAG TGTCTGATGACAGCGGCCAGGAGGCCAGAGAGGATGAGGACTCGTACGGAGAGGATGAAGAGGTGGATGAATCACGAGGTCGCGAGGTTAGAGACCAAGATGACGAGGAGGATATTGAGGTGGACGAAGACGCGGACGTGTGCTAA